The sequence AAATTAACATGGATTTTAAAAAAACAAACGCAGAACAAAGTATTGTAACCCGTGATATTCGTAGATTTGACGGTCCTACCGGAAATATTTATGAAGCGGTTTCCATTATGAGTAAACGCGCCAACCAGATCAGCTCTGAAATTAAAGAAGAATTATCTGGAAAATTACAGGAATTCAGCAGTCATACTGACAATTTAGAAGAGGTGTTTGAAAACAGAGAGCAAATCGAGATTTCTAAACACTACGAAAAACTTCCTAAACCAACATTGATTTCTATCCAGGAATTTTTGGAAGAAAAAGTATATTACCGCAATCCTACAAAAGAAGCTGGGGCAGGAATTAAATAATAGCGCAGGCTTTGTACAAAAGTCAGTCAGCACATTCATTAAAAGGCAGTAGTAATTATTCTACTGCCTTTTTCCATTCATGATAAAACATGCTTGAGCAAAAGAAAATAATACTTGGAATTACCGGTGGCATAGCGGCGTATAAATGCGCTCAGCTGGTGCGCCTCTTAGTTAAAGCAGGCGCTGAAGTTAAAGTAATTTTAACGCCGGCAGCATCACAATTTGTTACCGCACAAACACTTTCAGTACTTAGTAAAAACCAGGTAACTACCGATTTTTTTGACGCAAACTTCAACTGGAATAATCATGTGCATCTGGCAGAGTGGGCCGATGTACTTTTAATAGCTCCGCTTACAGCAAATACGCTTGCTAAAATGGCAAATGGTATTTGTGATAATAGTTTACTAGCCACTTACCTTTCTGCAAAAACCAAAACCATAGTTGCTCCGGCGATGGATCTGGACATGTACCAACACCCTACAGTAAAAAAGAATCTCGATGCGTTGCGTTCCTATGGAAATACGATTATTCCGGCAGAAAGCGGCGAACTTGCCAGCGGACTTGTAGGAGAGGGCAGAATGGCGGAGCCTGAACATATTGTGGATTTTATTGTCGATTTTTTTTCTAAAGACCTACCTTTAAAAGGATTTAGTGCTTTGGTAAATGCAGGACCTACTTATGAAGCCATAGATCCTGTTCGCTTTATTGGTAACCGAAGTAGTGGAAAAATGGGTGTAGCTATCTCTGAAACCCTTGCTGCAATGGGCGCAAAGGTAACACTAGTGCTTGGTCCATCATCTTTAGTTATTAAAAACAAAAACATAGATCTTATTCGCGTTGAATCTGGAGAGGAAATGTACCATGCAATGCTTTCTAATTTTTCGGAGAAGAGCATCGTAATTTGTAGTGCAGCTGTGGCTGATTACAAGCCGGCAAACGTAAGCGATGTTAAAATTAAAAAGAAAGAAGAAAATTTTAAGCTGGATCTGGTAAAAACAAAAGATATTTTAAGTGAATTAGGAAAACAAAAAACCAACCAATGTCTCGTTGGTTTTGCATTGGAAACAAACAATGTTGAAGAGTATGCCCGTGAAAAACTAAAAAACAAAAACCTTGATTTAATTGTAGCAAATTCGGCGAGTGTTGCAGGAGCTGGCTTTGGCGTTGACAGTAACCAGGTAATGATAATTGACAAACACAATAAAATTACTAATTTTGAGTTAAAAAGTAAGCAGGAAGTAGCCGAAGATATAGTTCACTACATTATTGCCTTTATAAATAATTGATCTTATGAAACTAAAAGTTCTCTTTATCTTATTCATTTTTGTACTCGTTAATCCTTCGTTTTCGCAGGAGTTAAATTGCCAGGTGGAGATTAATTCAACACAGGTTCAGGGCTCTGCAAACAAGCAGATTTTTGATCAGTTGAAACGTTCCATCCTCGAATTTATGAATAACACCAAATGGACTAATGAAGTTTTTACTCAGCAGGAGAAAATAGAATGTTATATTCTTATCGTTATTAAAGAACAGGTAGGAACTGACGATTATTCAGGAACTATTCAGGTAAGTAGTGGCCGCCCGGTCTTTAAAAGTTCTTTCTCTGCAAAGGTTTTAAATATTGAAGATGAGTACTTTCAGTTTAAGTTTCAACAATTTTCTCAGTTGGAATATAACATGAACACCTTTCAAAATAATTTGACCTCGGTTTTACAGTACTATGCCTATGTAGTTCTCGCTTCAGATTACGATACATTTGCTCCGCAAGGCGGAACAACTTATTGGCAAAAAGCTCAGCTGGTAGTTCAAAATGCGCAGTCAGCAAATGAGTCGGGATGGAAACAAAGCCAAACAGGACAAAAAAACCGGTATTGGTTAGTTGAAAATGCTTTACAACCACTATTTAAAGGCATCAGAGATTGCATGTATTCGTACCATATGCAAGGCCTCGATCATATGCAGGAGAGTGCAGACGAGGCCCGGGCGGCTATTTTAAAGTCCTTAGATTACCTTGTACCTGTTGCCAAAGCCAGACCAGCATCTTATAACATGCAACTCTTTTTTAATGCTAAAAGAGATGAGTTAGTTAGTATATTTAAAGGAGGAACTCCTGAGGAAAAAACAAAGGTTTTGGAGCTTCTAGGTACTGTAGACCCTTCGGGAACAACAAAATATTCGAAAATAACTGAAAGCTAATTAGTTTCGTTTTCTTAGACTTCTTAATTTGAACAAGATTTTTCTATAGTCCCGTACCAAAGCTCATTATGCTTTCACGTTTCATTGGCTGAATCGTCATTACCGGGATAGCACTTATATCAACTATTTTTTGAGAATCTGTTCCTTTAAAAAATTCGCGAACGCCCAGGTCAGGTTTGTTCATGATCATAATTAGATCGGCTTCAATCTTATCAGCGTAATCTACTACACTTTGAGCGATATCGAGAGTAGGAATAGACTTATTTGTGCAGGAGATTCCTTTGCTCTTAATAAATTGTTTTACCTGGTGAGAGTAGGCTAGAAGCTTGTTTTCATAATCAGCATCTTTGGCATCAAAAACGCCAAGAATACGTATACTCGCGCCAAAGTATTTAGCAAATTGTATCGCTATATCTGTTTTTTCGCGGGTTTCCGCAGAAAGATCAAGGGGTAATAAAATATTTTCACAACCATCGCGGTGATCATTTCCACGAATGGTAATTACCGGGCAAGGTGCTTTTCTTATCAGTTTGCTGGCGCTGGAACCTATAATGTTACGGAACTTCATATGACTTTCAAGTCCTGCAATTATAAGAGTAGCATTAATTTCCCCCGCAACTCTATCAGTTTCATCATAAATATCGCCCTTAACGCTCATAAAGTCTGTAGGGACAGTACTTTCTTGTTCGGTTTGTTTGGCAAGTTTGGCCAGAGCTTCGAAGCTTTCGTCGCCAGGAGCCTGATAAACATGTAGCAACACCAATTTTGAGTGCGTGTATTTTGCTAAATTGTAGGATTGCTTTACAGCAGCTAATGATTGTTTGGTAAAATCAATGGGAATTAGAATAATTCCTCTTTCTTTAATTTGCATAGGGAAAATAATTAGCAGGTACGAAATTAGGAGTTTTAATCGGTTTTACCTGTATTTTTGTTAGGTTTTTTTGGTAAAACCAGATTAAAGTTGGATATTTGCATCCTCAAATTTTAAAACAATAAAAAAATGGCAGTAAAGATTAGACTACAAAGACATGGTAAGAAAGATAAAGCTTTCTTTCATTTAGTAGTTGCGGATGGTCGTGCACCACGTGATGGAAAATTCATTGAAAAATTAGGAACTTATAATCCTAATTCAAACCCTGCAACTATTGACCTTAATTTTGATTCAACTTTAAGTTGGTTAATGAAAGGCGCTCAACCTACAGATACAGCTCGTGCGATTCTTTCGTACAAAGGTATTATGATGAAAAAACACTTATTAGAAGGTGTTAAAAAAGGCGCTTTAACCGAAGCTCAGGTGGAAGAAAAATTCAACAAATGGGTTGGCGAAAAAGCAGGTAAAATTGTTGGAAAAAGCGATCGTTTAAAAACTGAGTCAAGCAAACAAGCTTCTGAACGCCACAAAGCAGAAACAGCAGCAAAAGATGCGAAAGCAGCTAAAATTGCAGCTAAAAATGCAGCAGCAGCAGAAACACCAGCAGTTGAATCAGAAGCTCCAGCTACAGATGCACCCGCTTCAGAAGAAACTAACGGATAAATAAAACTCTTAATTATATTTAAACCGTCCCGCTTCCGGGACGGTTTTTTTTTGTTATTTTGCGCCCATGTACGTGATATTAGCCGATAGCGGATCAACGAAGACTGACTGGATACTTTTAAAAGACTCTGAAGTTATTAAAGAGGTAAAAACCATTGGCTTTAATCCTTATTTTCAAACAGTAGAGCAGATAAGCGCTGAACTGATCAATAACCTAAAGCCACACTTTCATAACCACCTTCAAGAAGTTGAGGAGGTACATTACTATGGTACTGGCTGTTCTACGGATGCGAATCGTAATTTGATAAAAGAGAGTATAACTAAGGCTCTTGGTATTTCTAAAGTAAATGTCGATCATGATCTTTTAGCAGCGGCACGGGCATTGTGTAAAAAGGAGTGGGGAATAGCCTGTATTCTTGGTACCGGCAGCAATAGTTGTCTTTACAACGGCAAAGATATTCTTGAAAATGTTCCTTCAACAGGTTATTTATGGAGCGATTACGGTGGAGGATCACAAATAGGAAAGTATTTTATACGTGATTATTTTGAAGGAAGAACACCTTCTGAAGTGGTTAAAGCTTTTGAAGATGCCGGCTACAACAGAGAAGTTATTCTGGATAATGTTTATAAACACAGTGTACCTGGAAGATATCTCGCTTCGATAAATGGGTTTGTTTGTACGCATTTAAATCATCCTTACATTATTAGCCTTTTAAAGGAATGCTTCGAATCTTTCTTTGTTCAGCAGATTAATAAGTATTCAGAATCAAGAAAATACACCGTGCATACTGTTGGATCTATTGGGTATTATTATAAAGACCTTATAGCCGAGGTTGCAGCAAAACATGGTTACACAATGGGCACAGTAATTAGATCGCCTATGGAAGGTTTGATAAACTTTCATTCAAATTTATAAATCCATGCTAAAAAAATTGCTGCTACTTAGTTTTGTTGAAGGCGCTGCAGTAATGGCTGCAGAGTTGTGCGGAGCGAAACTTTTAGCACCTGTTTTTGGAAGCAGTCTTTATGTTTGGGCTTCTGTAATGGGCATTACGCTGGCTGCGCTGGCTTCTGGTTATTTTTTCGGCGGAAGGGTCTCCGAAAAAAAAAACAATCATTCTCTTAATCTATTTCGCTTGCTGAGTGCGGCAGCTATGTTTCTTTTGATAATGCCGGTTATCAGTTATTATCTGGTACCTCGCATCTCGTATCTTCCTTTTTTAACAGGCGTGGTTGCAAGTACTTTGGCTTTGTTATTTCCTCCCATTTTTTTTTTAGGAGCAAGTTCTCCCTTATTTATTTTAGTACAAACTTCAGAAAATGAAAAAGCAGGAAAAGTAAGCGGTACTGTTTACGCGGTTTCTACGCTAGGTGGTATTTTTGCAACGTTTCTATGCGGCTTTTATTTCATTCCTGAATTTGGATTAAACACTTGTTTACTTGCGTTTGGAGCTGTTTTATTTGTAATGAATGTTTTTGTATTCCGAGTTTTTAAAGGGCTTCATTTTTTTTTAGCAATTTCTTTCGCGTATCTTAACCTTCAGTTTACTGAAAAGAAAAAAGATTTTTTGCTGAGTTCTGATAGCATACTCGGATACTTACAAGTAAGAGATCTAATGGATGGAAGGAAAAAACCTTACCGCATTTTAACCATCAATGATATCATTCAAAGTGAGATGGATTTACAAAGTAAAAGATCACTTTCAAAATATGTAACGTTAATTGACACACTGTTGAAGAACATCTCGGTTAAGCAGAACGCCCTGGTATTGGGTTTGGGGGGAGGATTAACCGCTAATCTTTTAGTGAAAAAAAATTATAGAACAGAAGGAGTAGAGTTGGATGCAAGAATTACCAAAGCTGCAAGAGATTTTTTTTACCTTGATGAAACTGTAAAAACATATGACGAGGACGCGCGTTATTTTTTAAATCATTGTGATAAGAAATACCAGGTTATACTTGTGGATATATTCAAAGGAGAAGAACAGCCTTCTCATGTGCTTACTT is a genomic window of Sphingobacteriaceae bacterium containing:
- a CDS encoding RNA polymerase Rpb6, yielding MDFKKTNAEQSIVTRDIRRFDGPTGNIYEAVSIMSKRANQISSEIKEELSGKLQEFSSHTDNLEEVFENREQIEISKHYEKLPKPTLISIQEFLEEKVYYRNPTKEAGAGIK
- the coaBC gene encoding bifunctional phosphopantothenoylcysteine decarboxylase/phosphopantothenate--cysteine ligase CoaBC encodes the protein MLEQKKIILGITGGIAAYKCAQLVRLLVKAGAEVKVILTPAASQFVTAQTLSVLSKNQVTTDFFDANFNWNNHVHLAEWADVLLIAPLTANTLAKMANGICDNSLLATYLSAKTKTIVAPAMDLDMYQHPTVKKNLDALRSYGNTIIPAESGELASGLVGEGRMAEPEHIVDFIVDFFSKDLPLKGFSALVNAGPTYEAIDPVRFIGNRSSGKMGVAISETLAAMGAKVTLVLGPSSLVIKNKNIDLIRVESGEEMYHAMLSNFSEKSIVICSAAVADYKPANVSDVKIKKKEENFKLDLVKTKDILSELGKQKTNQCLVGFALETNNVEEYAREKLKNKNLDLIVANSASVAGAGFGVDSNQVMIIDKHNKITNFELKSKQEVAEDIVHYIIAFINN
- a CDS encoding DUF4835 domain-containing protein, which encodes MKLKVLFILFIFVLVNPSFSQELNCQVEINSTQVQGSANKQIFDQLKRSILEFMNNTKWTNEVFTQQEKIECYILIVIKEQVGTDDYSGTIQVSSGRPVFKSSFSAKVLNIEDEYFQFKFQQFSQLEYNMNTFQNNLTSVLQYYAYVVLASDYDTFAPQGGTTYWQKAQLVVQNAQSANESGWKQSQTGQKNRYWLVENALQPLFKGIRDCMYSYHMQGLDHMQESADEARAAILKSLDYLVPVAKARPASYNMQLFFNAKRDELVSIFKGGTPEEKTKVLELLGTVDPSGTTKYSKITES
- a CDS encoding 30S ribosomal protein S16, giving the protein MAVKIRLQRHGKKDKAFFHLVVADGRAPRDGKFIEKLGTYNPNSNPATIDLNFDSTLSWLMKGAQPTDTARAILSYKGIMMKKHLLEGVKKGALTEAQVEEKFNKWVGEKAGKIVGKSDRLKTESSKQASERHKAETAAKDAKAAKIAAKNAAAAETPAVESEAPATDAPASEETNG
- a CDS encoding ATPase, which codes for MYVILADSGSTKTDWILLKDSEVIKEVKTIGFNPYFQTVEQISAELINNLKPHFHNHLQEVEEVHYYGTGCSTDANRNLIKESITKALGISKVNVDHDLLAAARALCKKEWGIACILGTGSNSCLYNGKDILENVPSTGYLWSDYGGGSQIGKYFIRDYFEGRTPSEVVKAFEDAGYNREVILDNVYKHSVPGRYLASINGFVCTHLNHPYIISLLKECFESFFVQQINKYSESRKYTVHTVGSIGYYYKDLIAEVAAKHGYTMGTVIRSPMEGLINFHSNL